TACGCGTCCACGCCGAGGCCGGCCAGCAGGGCCACGTCCTCGGGGTAGCGGTGGAAGTGGTCACAGGCCACCGCCGCCGTGGAGCCGTCCTTCACGTGTCCGGGCTCGGCCGTGAAGGTGTCCCACACGGAGGGCTCGCGCTGGTCCGCCGCGCCCTCGATCTGGTGCGCCGAGGTGGACACGCCCCACAGGAAGCCGGCCGGGAACTGGGGTATCGGGTTGGTCGCCATGCGCCGGATCATCGGTACCGGGGGTAACGGGTGTCAACGGGCCGGGGTGACGATGCGGTCACACCCTGCCCGTCGACACCCGCCACATCCGTTATGCCCCTTCTTTCAACACCCTTGAGATCAGCTTCCGTTGCTCGTCGGTCAGCCGGGGATCGGCGCAGTACACCGTCTTCCCGTCCACCGTGATCTCGTAGCTGAAGCCGTCCGGTACCCCGGTCGGCGGGGTGCCCCCGCCGGCCGCGACCGCCTGATCGGCGAGGGCGTGCCACGCCGGGGCGTCGGGCCGTCCCGAGGTGTCCACCTCGGCGCACCGCTCGATGCCCGCGAATCCGCCCGTACGTCT
The DNA window shown above is from Streptomyces sp. NBC_01451 and carries:
- a CDS encoding protealysin inhibitor emfourin, translating into MLIQVRRTGGFAGIERCAEVDTSGRPDAPAWHALADQAVAAGGGTPPTGVPDGFSYEITVDGKTVYCADPRLTDEQRKLISRVLKEGA